ATCGAATGTAAGGGCTTTCGTATATTGGAGGCTTGGCCGAATTGAAAGCGCTATTTTTGTGCATAGTGCACAAAAGGTTTTTTATGCAAAGCATAAAAAATAACCTTAATTATGCTGTGTATAAAACACTACTTCAAAACTTTACCTGTTTGTTCGTTCACGGCTGATTAACGCATGATACACTGCAACGGCTGGTTTGAATTGTTTAACGTCGATTCCGGTTCTCTCGATAAATTTATCAACCCGGTACTGAAGGCTGTTTCGGTGGATGTAAAGTTTCTTTGCCGCCATCGACAGGTTCATGTTGCATTCAAGGAACACTTGGATGCTTTGAATGAGGTCTCTGTCGTCAAATAGTTCATCAGGGATCAGCTGGGAAATATAATGATGGGCAGGCTTGTCCGTCTGGGTGAGCAGCAGATAAGGGACAAGGTCTTCACGGCTGTACACCTCTTGTGGTGGAAGAAACGGCCGCACTGAAGAGAACAGTTCCCTTTCCAGTTTGAATTGTTCAGATGCGGCTTCATAATCCTGAAGCCACATCCCGAGGAACAAGTCCAGATCGGTGTAAAAATCACCCGTCAGGACAGATTTTACCTGATCGTAGGGCAATTCTTCCGCTTCATCTGTTTTCGGCTCGATCAGAACGCCATAATGAGCGTTTATAAACAAAACGTTTACTTCAGAAGGGAAAATGCCTGATACGGCTTCCATAAATGCTTCTGCTTCCTGATCGGAAAGGGGGCTTTTTAAAAAGAAATGAATGAACCTGAAGCTGGTACCGGCCTCTTTTTCGGGTGGATTTCCTGCGAGCACGTTCTTCCAAAAGATTTGCTGCTGAGAGAGAGGTACTTCAGCTTCTTGTGAGAACAGCGAGTTTAATAAGCTCAGTTCATCTGAGGTAACCGCTGGTTTGGCAATCCCGAATCTTTTTCCCTGTTGATCTGCAAACCAATAATAGTGTTCCGGGCGGCTGGTAGATATAGTGAAATGGTCTCCATAATAATCTTTAAGTTTGGATAGCATGCCGAAAACCCCTTTGTTTAATCTACTGTTAGTATACCAGTGCAGATCAGGATGTAACAAAAAAAGAGGGGACCTGCACTTAGGTCACGTTCAGCCCTTTGGAAACAAAGGCCTGTTTGGCGAGATGAACAGCATATTGCAAAGGAAGCATTCTCGTCGAATAATCTTCTGCTCTAAAGGAAGAATGGGAGAAAATGCCCCTTCCTGGACGGGAATTGGCTTCAATCAGCCAAACCTTTCCTTGCTGGTCCAAGCCAAAATCAAATCCAATTTCTCCGATGAGGCCCGATATGTTCTCATCAATTTTATGGCTGAGCTGTAATGCGGCTTTTGTTAGTTTCAAAGCTGATTTTGAAGGGAGGCCGGCATGCTGGATTACCTCTTCGGCCCGCTTTATTTCACCGCCGTAAGCCAGATGTGTGGTATGGGCCTGTGTACCGGCAATCTTTGCGGCCATCGCACTGGCCACCCACTTTCCGTCCCGGTTTTTATTCGTATGCACTCTAAAGTCAACCGGCCGCTGTTTCCAAGTGATCAGGTCTATCCCTTGCTGTACTAGCGTATCCTGAAGCCGGCCATAGAGTTTTCGTGTTTTCAGAAGAGAGATCAAACTTTGGAAATGCTCGATTTTAGGACGGTGATCTTCAAGGAATCTGCAGCTGTAACCTCCAGCCGGCTCTTTGTGCACGGAAAGAATTCCTCGACCATGGCTGCCCCCGATCGGCTTGAAGAAAACAGCAGAATACGTGTTTAACATATTTTCAATTAGCTGAACTCCTGGATTGATCACCGTATAGGGCAGGTAGTCCCTCATCTCCTTATCTTTTTGCAGAAACCGAAAAATCTCCCATTTGCTGAAAAAAGAAGGGTTAAAGAATGGAATCTCCCATTCAAGGTCAAGCAGA
This genomic stretch from Fictibacillus marinisediminis harbors:
- a CDS encoding PucR family transcriptional regulator; amino-acid sequence: MLSKLKDYYGDHFTISTSRPEHYYWFADQQGKRFGIAKPAVTSDELSLLNSLFSQEAEVPLSQQQIFWKNVLAGNPPEKEAGTSFRFIHFFLKSPLSDQEAEAFMEAVSGIFPSEVNVLFINAHYGVLIEPKTDEAEELPYDQVKSVLTGDFYTDLDLFLGMWLQDYEAASEQFKLERELFSSVRPFLPPQEVYSREDLVPYLLLTQTDKPAHHYISQLIPDELFDDRDLIQSIQVFLECNMNLSMAAKKLYIHRNSLQYRVDKFIERTGIDVKQFKPAVAVYHALISRERTNR
- a CDS encoding YheC/YheD family protein, which translates into the protein MQHVLPICKGKDDGSRVYVPEYLLQHGRHRVSLSFGSRTVLCEAVPHSKREIQLSKSLWDLLSIPFEAKIHVHIEDSRILIGPLVGIFTSGVGLFPSRPVGERSAFFSKLLSADRQVGAYYFVFGPEQLQQENRMIQGFFYSEKGWSQHLVPLPSIIYNQIPNRRTESSLKYQKAVHLLDLEWEIPFFNPSFFSKWEIFRFLQKDKEMRDYLPYTVINPGVQLIENMLNTYSAVFFKPIGGSHGRGILSVHKEPAGGYSCRFLEDHRPKIEHFQSLISLLKTRKLYGRLQDTLVQQGIDLITWKQRPVDFRVHTNKNRDGKWVASAMAAKIAGTQAHTTHLAYGGEIKRAEEVIQHAGLPSKSALKLTKAALQLSHKIDENISGLIGEIGFDFGLDQQGKVWLIEANSRPGRGIFSHSSFRAEDYSTRMLPLQYAVHLAKQAFVSKGLNVT